Proteins found in one Populus alba chromosome 14, ASM523922v2, whole genome shotgun sequence genomic segment:
- the LOC118041062 gene encoding probable glutamyl endopeptidase, chloroplastic, whose translation MMRLHKVYHRLTLLSLSPSSPPPPPPLTSSLSLFTSVRTPGHLRTHHSKRFKSICTMTSRFPNLVPLNSIAAENVGGRSNDSVSSASTEDEEALAGKYQLPPPEIKNIVDAPPLPALSFSPQRDKILFLKRRSLPPLAELARPEEKLAGMRIDGKCNTRSRMSFYTGIGIHQLMPDGTLGPEREINGYPDGAKINFVTWSLDGKHLAFSIRFDEEDNSSSKLRVWVANVETGQARPLFQSPNVYLNAVFDTFVWVDNSTLLVCAIPSSRGDLPKKPLVPSGPKIQSNEQKNVIQVRTFQDLLKDEYDEDLFDYYATSQLVLASLDGTTKEIGNPAVYTSLDPSPDQKYLLVSSIHRPYSFTVPCGRFPKKVEVWTTDGKFVREICDLPLAEDIPIAISSVRKGMRNINWRADKPSTLYWAETQDGGDAKVEVSPRDIIYTQPAEPLEGEQPEILHKLDLRYGGISWCDDSLALVYESWYKTRRTRTWVISPGSKDVSPRVLFDRSSEDVYSDPGSPMLRRTPAGTYVIAKIKKENDEGTYILLNGSGATSEGNIPFLDLFDINAGSKERIWESDKEKYYETVVSLMSDYEEGDLLLDRLKLLTSKESKTENAQYYIQKWPEKKVCQITNFPHPYPQLASLQKEMIKYQRNDGVQLTATLYLPPGYDPSKDGPLPCLFWSYPGEFKSKDAAGQVRGSPNEFAGIGPTSALLWLARRFAILSGPTIPIIGEGDKEANDRYVEQLVASAEAAVEEVIRRGVAHPSKIAVGGHSYGAFMTANLLAHAPHLFCCGIARSGAYNRTLTPFGFQNEDRTLWEATGTYVEMSPFMSANKIKKPILLIHGEEDNNSGTLTMQSDRFFNALKGHGALCRLVILPFESHGYAARESILHVLWETDRWLQKHCVPNSSDASAELDACKDEVSKGVTDSDNQAVVAGGGGGPELADFEHEGFYSLPRSLL comes from the exons ATGATGCGGCTTCACAAAGTCTATCATCGCCTCACTCTCTTATCTCTCTCTCCGtcctctccaccaccaccacctcccttGACATCATCTCTCAGCCTATTCACGTCCGTTCGTACTCCTGGCCACCTGAGAACGCATCACTCTAAAAGGTTCAAGTCAATCTGTACTATGACTTCTAGATTCCCCAATCTCGTGCCTCTAAACTCGATTGCAGCCGAAAATGTTGGCGGTCGCTCCAATGACTCTGTTTCTTCCGCGTCCACTGAAGATGAAG AAGCATTGGCAGGTAAATATCAGCTTCCCCCACCTGAGATAAAAAACATCGTTGATGCCCCGCCTCTCCCTGCGTTATCATTTTCACCGCAAAGGGATAAAATACTTTTTCTCAAGCGGAGATCCTTACCTCCACTGGCAGAGCTAGCAAGACCAGAGGAGAAGCTGGCTGGCATGCGTATTGATGGGAAATGTAATACTAGGAGCCGGATGTCATTCTACACTGGTATTGGCATTCATCAATTAATGCCTGATGGTACATTAGGGCCTGAAAGGGAGATAAATGGATATCCAGATGGTGCTAAGATCAATTTTGTCACCTGGTCTCTTGATGGAAAGCATTTGGCCTTCAGCATCCGATTTGACGAGGAGGACAATAGCAGCAGTAAACTTAGAGTATGGGTTGCTAATGTGGAAACAGGGCAAGCTCGACCTTTATTTCAGTCACCAAATGTTTACCTAAATGCTGTTTTTGATACTTTTGTATGGGTGGATAACTCTACTCTATTGGTTTGTGCCATTCCATCATCTCGTGGAGATCTACCAAAGAAACCATTGGTGCCATCTGGTCCAAAGATTCAATCTAACGAGCAGAAAAATGTCATTCAAGTTAGAACCTTTCAGGACTTATTGAAGGATGAGTATGATGAAGATTTGTTTGACTACTATGCAACCTCTCAACTTGTGTTGGCTTCTTTGGATgggacaacaaaggaaattggAAATCCAGCTGTATATACATCATTGGATCCATCCCCTGACCAGAAGTACCTTTTAGTTAGTTCTATTCACAGGCCATACTCTTTTACTGTACCGTGTGGAAGATTTCCAAAAAAGGTAGAAGTATGGACAACTGATGGGAAATTCGTGAGGGAAATCTGTGATTTGCCTCTAGCCGAGGACATTCCCATTGCAATCAGTAGTGTGCGCAAAGGGATGCGCAACATCAATTGGAGAGCAGACAAGCCTTCAACACTCTACTG GGCAGAGACACAAGATGGAGGTGATGCAAAAGTTGAAGTTTCCCCAAGAGATATAATTTACACGCAGCCAGCTGAGCCGTTGGAAGGTGAACAGCCAGAAATCTTGCACAAACTTGATCTTCGCTATGG TGGGATTTCTTGGTGTGATGATTCACTGGCACTAGTTTATGAATCATGGTACAAGACAAGGCGAACAAGAACCTGGGTGATATCTCCTGGTTCAAAAGATGTGAGTCCAAGGGTACTATTTGATCGGTCATCAGAAGATGTGTACTCCGATCCTGGCTCTCCCATGCTGAGGAGGACTCCTGCTGGAACTTATGTGATTGCAAAGATAAAGAAGGAAAATGATGAAGGCACTTATATTTTACTGAATGGAAGTGGTGCTACATCTGAAGGGAACATCCCCTTCCTTGATTTGTTTGACAT AAATGCAGGCAGCAAAGAACGAATCTGGGAGAGTGACAAGGAAAAGTATTATGAAACTGTTGTTTCTCTTATGTCAGATTACGAAGAAGGAGATTTACTCCTTGATCGGTTGAAATTATTGACCTCCAAGGAGTCAAAAACAGAAAATGCACAATATTACATCCAGAAATGGCCTGAGAAGAAGGTATGTCAGATAACAAATTTTCCACACCCATACCCACAGTTGGCGTCATTGCAGAAAGAGATGATCAAGTACCAGAGAAATGATGGGGTTCAGCTCACTGCAACATTGTACCTGCCACCAGGCTATGATCCGTCAAAAGATGGCCCTCTTCCATGTCTGTTCTGGTCTTACCCTGGAGAATTTAAAAGTAAAGATGCTGCAGGACAAGTTCGTGGTTCTCCTAATGAATTTGCTGGCATAGGTCCAACATCTGCTCTTCTTTGGTTGGCTAGGAG GTTTGCTATTTTATCTGGACCAACAATCCCTATTATTGGTGAGGGTGACAAGGAGGCGAATGACAG ATATGTAGAGCAACTGGTTGCAAGTGCAGAGGCAGCTGTTGAGGAAGTTATCCGACGTGGA GTTGCTCATCCCAGCAAAATTGCTGTTGGAGGACATTCTTATGGTGCATTCATGACTGCAAACCTCCTGGCACATGCCCCCCATCTTTTCTGTTGTGGAATTGCTCGCTCTGGAGCTTACAACAGAACACTTACACCTTTCGGTTTTCAG AATGAGGACAGAACTCTTTGGGAGGCCACGGGTACCTATGTTGAAATGAGTCCCTTCATGTcagcaaataaaattaaaaagccaATACTGCTTATCCATGGAGAAGAAGACAATAATTCAGGAACTCTAACCATGCag TCAGATCGTTTCTTTAATGCCCTGAAAGGTCATGGTGCCCTTTGTCGCCTGGTCATTCTACCCTTTGAGAGCCACGGGTATGCTGCACGAGAGAGCATCTTGCATGTTCTATGGGAAACGGATAGGTGGCTTCAGAAACATTGTGTGCCAAACTCTTCTGATGCAAGCGCAGAACTGGATGCCTGTAAGGACGAGGTGAGCAAAGGAGTTACAGACTCTGATAACCAAGCAGTTGTTGCCGGTGGAGGAGGTGGGCCAGAGCTGGCAGACTTTGAGCATGAAGGATTCTACTCTTTACCAAGGTCATTATTGTG A
- the LOC118041061 gene encoding calvin cycle protein CP12-2, chloroplastic codes for MATIAGLNLSAPRVLAKATDTPKAQPLIKLNQQWRRSYHLGSGRMQTRPVRAAPEGISEKVEKSIKEAEEACSGDAASGECAAAWDEVEELSAAASHAKDKKKGSDPLEEYCKDNPETDECRTYED; via the coding sequence ATGGCAACCATAGCTGGTCTTAACCTCTCGGCCCCTAGAGTCTTAGCTAAGGCAACAGACACACCAAAAGCTCAACCCCTCATCAAGTTAAACCAACAATGGAGGAGGAGCTACCACCTGGGGTCCGGGCGCATGCAAACCCGACCCGTGAGAGCAGCCCCTGAGGGGATATCAGAGAAGGTGGAAAAGAGCATAAAAGAAGCGGAGGAGGCGTGCTCCGGTGATGCAGCTAGTGGAGAATGCGCAGCTGCATGGGATGAAGTGGAGGAGTTGAGTGCGGCTGCTAGCCATGCCAAGGACAAGAAGAAAGGGTCCGATCCTTTGGAGGAGTACTGCAAGGACAACCCAGAGACAGATGAATGCCGCACTTACGAGGATTGA
- the LOC118041060 gene encoding bZIP transcription factor 53-like: MSARQAASSGSDSDPRYANVDERKRKRMISNRDSARRSRMRKQKQMEDLVNEVSKLQNENNQLMQGVNVAQQRYMEMESANNVLRAQAVELTERLRSLNSVLQTVEDVSGLSVEIPEIPDPLFKPWAAPVFSTAYYDIC, encoded by the coding sequence atgtctgCAAGGCAAGCAGCGAGCTCAGGATCGGACAGCGATCCACGATATGCGAACGTCGATGAGAGGAAAAGGAAGAGGATGATATCCAACAGGGATTCTGCCAGGCGGTCCAGGATGAGGAAGCAGAAACAAATGGAGGATTTGGTTAATGAAGTGAGCAAATTGCAGAACGAGAACAATCAATTGATGCAGGGTGTCAATGTTGCCCAACAACGCTACATGGAGATGGAATCAGCCAACAATGTTCTGAGGGCTCAAGCTGTGGAATTGACTGAGAGGCTGCGGTCGTTGAACTCTGTGCTGCAGACTGTGGAGGATGTTAGCGGACTCTCCGTGGAGATACCTGAAATACCTGATCCTTTGTTCAAGCCGTGGGCAGCCCCCGTGTTCAGTACAGCCTATTATGACATCTGCTGA